The genomic window TATATTCCCGTCTGCTGTCTTTACTCCTTTTATACTGCCAGCTTCGATCAGAAGCTCTGTTACTTTTGTATCAAAGTGAACTTCTCCACCTGCATTCAATATATTTTCGCGAATGGCCGTGATGATCTGGGGAAGCTTGTTTGTACCAATGTGAGGACGGGCGTCTATCAGGATGTCTTCCTCTGCTCCATGAGCAACAAAGGTCCTGAGAACATACTGAACATCGCCACGCTTGTTCGACCGGGTGTACAGTTTACCATCTGAATATGTTCCGGCCCCTCCTTCTCCAAAGCAATAGTTCGATTCGGGATTAATGAGTCCGTTTTTATTGATCAAAGCAAGGTCACGCCGTCTTTGCCGCACATCCTTGCCCCTCTCTAACAGCACAGGTTTTAACCCCAGTTCGATGCATCGCAACGCAGCAAAAAGTCCGGCGGGACCGGCGCCAACGATTAAAACCGGCTTTTTGTCGCTGACATTGGGATAATTTACTGAAAAAATTTCCGGTGTATTATTTTCGTCAATATAAACTTCAGCTTTTACGCGATATACTACTTTTCTACTTCTTGCATCAATAGAGCGCTTAACGATTTTCACGTCTTTGATGCGTTTTAGCGCAGTTTTCAGCGATTCGGAGGCTTTTCGATAAAGAACAGTTTCGTCTGTTACTTCGTGCGGGAGCAGCACGATTTCAATTTCTTTTACCATAAATTTGCCAGGTTTTTATCCCGGAGAGTAACAAAGGTATGAAATTTGGGTTCTAAGATGTAAATTGAAAAAGTTTTTAATACTTAGAAAAATGAAAAGATTATTTTATACGATTGCCGGACTGATAGCTCTGTTTTCTTTCTCCTCGTGCGGTTACAATAGCATGGTAAAACTCGATGAACAGGTGCAGGCACAATGGGCACAGGTCCAGAATGTATACCAGCGTCGTGCAGACCTGATTCCGAATCTGGTCAATACTGTAAAGGGAGCAGCGAACTTCGAAAAAGAAACACTTACGCAGGTTGTGGAAGCTAGAGCAAAAGCCACCGCGGTGAATGTGGATCCCGACAAGCTGACTCCAGAGAATATTCAGAAGTTTCAGAACGCACAGGGTGAATTAAGTACCGCACTCGGACGTCTGATGATGATTACCGAAAACTATCCTGAATTGAAGGCGAATGCGAACTTCCAGGAACTCCAGGCTCAGATCGAAGGGACAGAAAACAGGATTACTGTTGAGCGGCAGAAGTTTAATGAAGTTACGCAGGAGTATAATTCGAAAATTCGTTCTTTCCCAAATAACCTGACAGCCGGAATGTTCGGATTTGAGAAGAAGGGTTATTTCCAGGCTGAAGCGGGATCAGAGAAAGCTCCAAAGGTTGAGTTCTAAGCTGGTCAACCAGGCAGCACCCCGCTTTTTAAGAATGTAATAATCTGGCTTTGGTCTAATAGCCAAAGCTGAAATCTTCCAAAATATGGCGTCATTCACAGAGAAAGAACAGGAGCAGATAAGGCAGGCAATAGAGGCAGCAGAAAAAAACACGTCGGGCGAAATAAGGATATGCGCCGAAAAGCACTGCCAGGGCGAGCCTATTGAACGTGCTTTAACTTATTTTACTAAGATCGGCATGGATAAAACGGCGTTGAAAAACGGCGTTTTAATTTATATAGCTACCGAGGATCATAAATTTGCCATTATAGGTGATAGCGGTATTAACAATGTTGTTCCCGATAATTTTTGGGACACAACAAAAGATGCGATGCTTGAGAAATTCAGGGAAGACCAGCTTGCCGACGGCATTATAACGGGCATTACCATGGCTGGAGAAAAGCTCAGCGAGTATTTCCCCTGCCTCGACGGCGACAAGAACGAATTATCTGATGAGATATCCTTCATCGACTAATCTATTATCAATGCATGTGTTTTGCGCAGGCAATTGTAGCTTTGACTACAGTAAAATATTAAACAATTGAAACAACAAATTCTCTTAATAACAGCATTCCTGGCTCTGTTTCTCAGGGCATCTTCACAGGAAT from Arcticibacter tournemirensis includes these protein-coding regions:
- a CDS encoding TPM domain-containing protein; translation: MASFTEKEQEQIRQAIEAAEKNTSGEIRICAEKHCQGEPIERALTYFTKIGMDKTALKNGVLIYIATEDHKFAIIGDSGINNVVPDNFWDTTKDAMLEKFREDQLADGIITGITMAGEKLSEYFPCLDGDKNELSDEISFID
- a CDS encoding LemA family protein yields the protein MKRLFYTIAGLIALFSFSSCGYNSMVKLDEQVQAQWAQVQNVYQRRADLIPNLVNTVKGAANFEKETLTQVVEARAKATAVNVDPDKLTPENIQKFQNAQGELSTALGRLMMITENYPELKANANFQELQAQIEGTENRITVERQKFNEVTQEYNSKIRSFPNNLTAGMFGFEKKGYFQAEAGSEKAPKVEF